The following proteins are co-located in the Rhodoligotrophos appendicifer genome:
- a CDS encoding alpha-hydroxy acid oxidase gives MTVQDAVSIADLHRLAKRRLPKIVFDYIEGGVEDELCLARNENAFQRYAFVPRYLIDVANCNQGKEIFGRRYSTSFGIAPTGMVGLFRPGGDLMLAKAAVQEDVPFILSGASHTSIEEAARAAPDHLWYQLYAARDRRIAGDLIDRAKIAGVKTLVVTVDVPCHPKRERNLRNGFSYALRPRPLLMLEALLHPGWMMNYYRTGGFSAFGDWLPYAGADATPAQSIDTFNAQFPCPSHTWDEIAFYRSMWPGALVVKGIMHPDDARRAVGQGADGIIVSNHGGRQLDRAASPVEVFPSIKAAVGEQTVLMLDSGIRRGADIIIAMCLGAQFVFAGRAMVYGVAAGGLVGVRRAIELLRREIDITLTQIGCADVAMLTEEQLLARGDCRTG, from the coding sequence ATGACAGTTCAGGACGCCGTCAGCATCGCCGATCTCCACCGCCTGGCGAAGCGGCGGCTGCCCAAGATCGTCTTCGATTACATAGAGGGTGGCGTCGAAGACGAACTCTGTCTCGCCCGCAACGAGAATGCCTTCCAGCGCTACGCTTTCGTGCCGCGTTACCTCATCGACGTCGCCAACTGCAATCAGGGTAAGGAAATTTTCGGTCGGCGCTATTCGACCTCTTTCGGTATTGCACCGACCGGGATGGTGGGGCTGTTCCGCCCGGGAGGCGATCTGATGCTGGCGAAGGCGGCCGTCCAGGAAGACGTGCCTTTCATCCTGTCGGGCGCCAGTCACACTTCCATTGAGGAGGCGGCTCGAGCAGCACCAGACCATCTCTGGTATCAGCTCTATGCCGCCAGGGACCGCCGCATTGCCGGTGATCTAATCGATCGGGCGAAGATTGCCGGCGTGAAGACCCTCGTCGTCACCGTGGACGTTCCTTGCCACCCGAAGCGCGAGAGGAATTTGCGGAATGGATTCTCCTACGCCTTACGTCCACGCCCGCTATTGATGCTTGAAGCCTTGCTGCATCCGGGCTGGATGATGAACTACTACCGGACCGGCGGCTTCTCGGCTTTCGGGGACTGGCTGCCCTATGCAGGTGCGGATGCGACTCCGGCGCAATCGATCGACACCTTCAACGCGCAGTTTCCTTGTCCCTCACATACCTGGGACGAAATCGCATTCTATCGGAGCATGTGGCCAGGCGCACTTGTGGTGAAGGGCATCATGCATCCAGATGACGCCAGGCGCGCGGTGGGACAGGGTGCAGATGGAATCATCGTGTCTAACCATGGTGGTCGGCAGCTGGACAGGGCAGCGTCGCCCGTCGAGGTGTTTCCCTCAATCAAGGCGGCCGTTGGCGAGCAAACCGTCCTGATGCTTGACAGCGGGATACGTCGCGGTGCGGACATCATCATCGCGATGTGTCTCGGAGCACAGTTTGTTTTCGCTGGAAGAGCGATGGTCTACGGAGTAGCGGCAGGCGGCCTCGTCGGGGTCCGGCGGGCGATTGAATTACTCAGGCGTGAGATCGACATTACGCTGACTCAGATCGGATGCGCGGATGTTGCGATGTTAACCGAGGAGCAGCTGTTAGCGAGAGGTGATTGTCGCACTGGTTAA